The following coding sequences are from one Pseudomonas oryzae window:
- the rnk gene encoding nucleoside diphosphate kinase regulator, whose protein sequence is MSLSPPITITRLDLQRLEKLLDSLDEFGPAAEALERELGRAEVVGLDEVPPGVVTMNSTARCREEASGKEYRLTLVYPHEAGGEGTVSVLAPVGCALLGLSVGQTIDWAVPGGKALQLTLLGVDYQPEAAGAVR, encoded by the coding sequence ATGAGCCTGTCGCCCCCCATCACCATCACCCGTCTCGACCTGCAGCGTCTGGAGAAGCTGCTGGACAGCCTGGACGAGTTCGGTCCCGCCGCCGAGGCCCTGGAGCGCGAACTGGGTCGCGCCGAGGTGGTCGGCCTGGACGAGGTGCCGCCGGGCGTGGTGACCATGAACTCCACCGCACGCTGCCGCGAGGAAGCCAGCGGCAAGGAATACCGCCTGACCCTGGTCTACCCGCACGAGGCGGGCGGCGAGGGCACCGTGTCGGTGCTGGCGCCGGTCGGTTGCGCGCTGCTCGGCCTGTCGGTGGGGCAGACCATCGACTGGGCGGTGCCCGGCGGCAAGGCTCTGCAGCTGACCCTGCTCGGCGTCGACTACCAGCCGGAGGCGGCCGGCGCGGTGCGCTGA
- the cyaY gene encoding iron donor protein CyaY yields MSLSEARFHSLVDALQRAVEDAFDASDLDVDLENSGGVLTVRFDNGSQLIFSRQEPLRQLWLAARSGGFHFDYDEAAATWVCDANGEALVDMLARLVREQGGEAVDFSAL; encoded by the coding sequence ATGAGTCTTAGCGAGGCCCGCTTCCACAGCCTGGTGGATGCCCTGCAGCGGGCGGTCGAGGATGCCTTCGACGCCAGCGACCTGGATGTGGACCTGGAAAACAGCGGCGGTGTGCTCACCGTGCGCTTCGACAATGGCAGCCAGCTGATCTTCAGCCGCCAGGAGCCGCTGCGTCAGCTGTGGCTGGCGGCGCGCTCCGGCGGTTTCCATTTCGACTACGACGAGGCGGCCGCGACCTGGGTGTGCGACGCCAATGGCGAGGCGCTGGTCGATATGCTGGCGCGCCTGGTGCGCGAACAGGGCGGCGAGGCGGTCGACTTCTCGGCGCTCTGA
- the lptM gene encoding LPS translocon maturation chaperone LptM: MKRLLLPLLALFVLSAGLTGCGQKGPLYLPGDDKANSKDRFEF, from the coding sequence ATGAAGCGCCTGCTGCTTCCGCTCCTCGCGCTGTTCGTGCTCAGCGCCGGCCTCACCGGCTGCGGCCAGAAGGGCCCGCTGTACCTGCCCGGCGACGACAAGGCCAACAGCAAAGACCGTTTCGAATTCTAA
- the lysA gene encoding diaminopimelate decarboxylase, translating into MQPFQYRDGQLFAEGVALSAIAERFGTPTYVYSRAHIEAQYRAYADALAGMPHLVCFAVKANSNLGVLNLLARLGAGFDIVSRGELERVLAAGGEPGKIVFSGVGKSRDDMRRALEVGVHCFNVESDVELERLQQVAAELGVKAPVSLRVNPDVDAQTHPYISTGLKENKFGISIDVAERVYARAAELPNLEVVGVDCHIGSQLTQLEPFLDALERLLALVDRLAERGIQIKHLDLGGGLGVRYRDEEPPLAGDYIKAVRERLAGRALALVFEPGRSIVANAGVLLTRVEYLKHTEHKDFAVIDAAMNDLIRPALYQAWMDIVAVQPRAGEARRYDLVGPICETGDFLGKDRELVLAEGDLLAVRSAGAYGFVMSSNYNTRGRAAEVLVDGEQLHLVRRRESIEELYAGESLLPN; encoded by the coding sequence ATGCAACCCTTCCAGTACCGCGACGGCCAGCTGTTCGCGGAGGGCGTGGCGCTGTCCGCCATCGCCGAGCGCTTCGGCACCCCCACCTACGTCTATTCGCGCGCCCACATCGAGGCGCAGTACCGTGCCTACGCCGACGCCCTGGCCGGCATGCCGCACCTGGTGTGCTTCGCGGTCAAGGCCAACTCCAACCTCGGCGTGCTCAACCTGCTCGCCCGCCTCGGCGCCGGCTTCGACATCGTCTCGCGCGGTGAGCTGGAGCGCGTGCTGGCCGCCGGCGGCGAGCCTGGCAAGATCGTCTTCTCCGGCGTCGGCAAGAGCCGCGACGACATGCGCCGGGCGCTGGAAGTCGGCGTGCACTGCTTCAACGTCGAGTCCGACGTCGAGCTGGAGCGCCTGCAGCAGGTGGCCGCCGAGCTGGGCGTCAAGGCGCCGGTGTCGCTGCGCGTCAACCCGGACGTCGACGCACAGACCCACCCGTACATCTCCACCGGCCTCAAGGAGAACAAGTTCGGCATCAGCATCGACGTCGCCGAGCGCGTTTACGCCCGCGCCGCCGAGCTGCCGAACCTCGAGGTGGTCGGCGTCGACTGCCACATCGGCTCGCAGCTGACCCAGCTGGAACCGTTCCTCGATGCCCTCGAGCGCCTGCTGGCGCTGGTCGACCGTCTGGCCGAGCGCGGCATCCAGATCAAGCACCTGGATCTGGGCGGCGGCCTCGGCGTGCGCTACCGCGACGAGGAGCCGCCGCTGGCCGGCGACTACATCAAGGCGGTGCGCGAGCGGCTGGCCGGTCGCGCGCTGGCCCTGGTGTTCGAGCCGGGCCGCTCGATCGTGGCCAACGCCGGCGTGCTGCTGACCCGCGTCGAGTACCTCAAGCACACCGAGCACAAGGACTTCGCGGTGATCGACGCGGCGATGAACGACCTGATCCGCCCGGCGCTGTACCAGGCGTGGATGGACATCGTCGCGGTGCAGCCGCGCGCGGGCGAGGCACGCCGCTACGACCTGGTCGGGCCGATCTGCGAGACCGGCGACTTCCTCGGCAAGGACCGCGAGCTGGTGCTGGCCGAGGGCGACCTGCTGGCGGTGCGCTCGGCGGGCGCCTACGGCTTCGTCATGAGCTCCAACTACAACACCCGCGGCCGCGCCGCCGAGGTGCTGGTGGATGGCGAGCAGCTGCACCTGGTGCGCCGCCGCGAGAGCATCGAAGAGCTGTACGCCGGCGAAAGCCTGCTGCCCAACTGA
- the dapF gene encoding diaminopimelate epimerase, which translates to MLLRFTKMHGLGNDFMVLDLVTQHAHVQPKHVRQWGDRHTGVGFDQLLIVEPPSRPDVDFRYRIFNADGSEVEQCGNGARCFARFVLDKRLTAKKRIRVETKNSIIELNVRNDGQITVDMGAPRLAPAEVPFVAAEAAIAYEVEVGGRSVELAAISMGNPHGVLRVADVDTAPVHQLGPQLETHPRFPQKANIGFLQVVDAHHARLRVWERGCGETQACGTGACAAAVAGIRQGWLQSPVQITLPGGSLTIEWAGPGAPVLMTGPAVRVFEGQVRL; encoded by the coding sequence ATGCTGCTGCGTTTCACCAAGATGCACGGGCTGGGCAACGACTTCATGGTCCTCGACCTGGTCACCCAGCACGCCCACGTGCAGCCCAAGCATGTGCGCCAGTGGGGCGACCGCCACACCGGCGTCGGCTTCGACCAGCTGCTGATCGTCGAGCCGCCGAGCCGCCCGGATGTGGACTTCCGCTACCGCATCTTCAACGCCGACGGCTCCGAGGTGGAGCAGTGCGGCAACGGCGCGCGCTGCTTCGCCCGCTTCGTCCTCGACAAGCGCCTGACCGCGAAGAAGCGCATCCGCGTCGAGACCAAGAACAGCATCATCGAGCTGAACGTGCGCAACGACGGGCAGATCACCGTGGACATGGGCGCGCCGCGCCTTGCCCCTGCGGAGGTGCCCTTCGTCGCCGCCGAAGCCGCCATCGCCTACGAGGTCGAAGTCGGCGGGCGGAGCGTCGAGCTGGCCGCCATCTCGATGGGCAATCCGCACGGCGTGCTGCGCGTCGCCGACGTCGACACGGCGCCGGTGCACCAGCTCGGCCCGCAGCTGGAGACCCACCCGCGCTTCCCGCAGAAGGCCAACATCGGCTTCCTGCAGGTGGTCGACGCCCATCACGCGCGCCTGCGCGTGTGGGAACGCGGCTGCGGCGAGACCCAGGCCTGCGGCACCGGCGCCTGCGCCGCCGCGGTGGCCGGCATCCGCCAGGGCTGGCTGCAGTCGCCGGTGCAGATCACCCTGCCCGGCGGCAGCCTGACCATCGAGTGGGCCGGACCCGGCGCGCCGGTGCTGATGACCGGCCCGGCGGTGCGCGTGTTCGAAGGTCAGGTGCGCCTGTGA
- a CDS encoding DUF484 family protein, which yields MSEEPPVPELDAEQVAAWLAAHPQFFTGRDELLAELHIPHEAGHAVSLVERQLRLLRERNHELRARLTQLMDIARDNDRLFARTRRLIIALLDAEDLEALVAAAEDSLRHDFQVPYVSLLLFSDTPPAVGRWVSPEQAQQAVGALLAGNKTVCGVLRPSELTFLFPAENIASIGSAAVAVLDHQGLHGVLALGSPDPQHYKSSLGTVFLGHVAEIIARLLPRLVPTLRAVR from the coding sequence GTGAGCGAGGAGCCGCCCGTGCCGGAGCTGGACGCCGAACAGGTCGCCGCCTGGCTGGCGGCGCACCCGCAGTTCTTCACCGGCCGTGACGAACTGCTCGCCGAGCTGCACATCCCCCACGAGGCGGGCCATGCGGTGTCGCTGGTCGAGCGCCAGCTGCGCCTGCTGCGCGAGCGCAACCACGAGCTGCGCGCGCGCCTGACCCAGCTGATGGACATCGCCCGCGACAACGATCGCCTGTTCGCCCGCACCCGCCGGCTGATCATCGCCCTGCTCGATGCCGAAGACCTCGAGGCGCTGGTGGCCGCCGCCGAGGACAGCCTGCGCCACGACTTCCAGGTGCCCTACGTCAGCCTGCTGCTGTTCAGCGACACCCCGCCGGCGGTCGGCCGCTGGGTCAGTCCGGAGCAGGCGCAGCAGGCGGTCGGCGCCCTGCTCGCCGGCAACAAGACGGTGTGCGGCGTGCTGCGCCCCAGCGAGCTGACCTTCCTGTTCCCCGCCGAAAACATCGCCAGCATCGGCTCGGCGGCGGTGGCGGTACTCGACCACCAGGGCCTGCACGGCGTGCTGGCTCTCGGCAGTCCCGATCCGCAACACTACAAGAGCTCGCTGGGCACCGTGTTCCTCGGCCACGTGGCGGAAATCATCGCCCGTCTGCTGCCGCGCCTGGTGCCGACGCTGCGCGCGGTACGCTGA
- a CDS encoding tyrosine recombinase XerC, which produces MHAELDAYLEHLRRERQLSPHSLAGYRRDLDKLLALASAAGLERWEQLDGRTLRRLLASLHQQGLAPRSLARWLSACRGLYRYLIREGHCRSDPSAGLHPPKGDKRLPRLLDTDRAQQLLDGATDVDTAGAVASGVGTSGGDLPGAAAAGTTAPEDAFLACRDQAMLELFYSSGLRLSELTGLDLAQLDLAAGLVRVRGKGNKVRELPVGRKAREALQAWLPLRQQVAVDPALFVGRRGQRLGPRAVQLRVRQAGVRQLGQHLHPHMLRHSFASHLLESSQDLRAVQELLGHADIGTTQIYTHLDFQHLARIYDQAHPRAHRRSSAAPASDEDDSQE; this is translated from the coding sequence ATGCACGCCGAACTGGACGCCTACCTCGAGCATCTGCGCCGCGAGCGCCAGCTGTCGCCGCACAGCCTGGCCGGCTACCGCCGCGACCTCGACAAACTGCTTGCCCTGGCCAGCGCGGCCGGTCTCGAGCGCTGGGAGCAGCTCGACGGCCGGACGCTGCGGCGCCTGCTCGCCAGCCTGCACCAGCAGGGCCTGGCGCCGCGCAGCCTGGCGCGCTGGCTGTCCGCCTGCCGCGGCCTGTACCGCTACCTGATCCGCGAGGGCCACTGCCGCAGCGACCCCAGCGCCGGCCTGCACCCGCCCAAGGGGGACAAGCGCCTGCCCCGGCTGCTCGACACCGACCGCGCCCAGCAGCTGCTCGACGGCGCGACGGACGTCGATACGGCGGGCGCCGTTGCGTCGGGCGTCGGTACGTCGGGCGGCGACTTGCCGGGCGCCGCTGCCGCGGGCACCACAGCGCCGGAGGACGCCTTCCTCGCCTGCCGCGACCAGGCGATGCTCGAGCTGTTCTACTCCTCCGGCCTGCGCCTGTCCGAACTGACCGGCCTCGACCTGGCGCAGCTGGATCTGGCCGCCGGCCTGGTGCGGGTGCGCGGCAAGGGCAACAAGGTCCGCGAGCTGCCGGTCGGGCGCAAGGCGCGCGAGGCGCTGCAGGCCTGGCTGCCGCTGCGCCAGCAGGTCGCCGTCGATCCGGCGCTGTTCGTCGGCCGGCGCGGCCAGCGCCTCGGCCCGCGCGCGGTGCAGCTGCGCGTGCGCCAGGCCGGGGTGCGCCAGCTGGGCCAGCACCTGCACCCGCACATGCTGCGCCACAGCTTCGCCAGCCACCTGCTGGAGTCCTCCCAGGACCTGCGCGCGGTGCAGGAGCTGCTCGGTCACGCCGACATCGGCACCACGCAGATCTACACCCACCTCGACTTCCAGCACCTGGCGCGCATCTACGACCAGGCCCACCCGCGTGCGCACCGGCGCAGCAGTGCAGCACCGGCAAGCGACGAAGACGACAGCCAGGAATGA
- a CDS encoding HAD family hydrolase, which translates to MTLRLITFDLDDTLWDVGPVLDSAEAELLTWLAEHAPVLGAEADERLQHSKRWVLEQDPTLKGRISELRRRTLRHGLCSAGYAEVEAARLAEAAFQHFLAARQQVSLFPEVLPTLQQLGRQFRLGVLTNGNADVQRIGIADYFHFAFSAEELGVSKPDPRAFHAVLEHADIPAAQAVHIGDHPRDDIQGAQAAGMRAVWVNPQGKPWEGTGRPDAQIASLAELPALLDAWQAGH; encoded by the coding sequence GTGACCCTGCGCCTGATCACCTTCGACCTCGACGACACCCTGTGGGACGTCGGCCCGGTACTCGACAGCGCCGAAGCCGAACTGCTGACCTGGCTGGCCGAGCACGCCCCGGTGCTCGGCGCCGAGGCGGACGAACGCCTGCAGCACAGCAAGCGCTGGGTGCTGGAGCAGGACCCGACCCTCAAGGGCCGCATCAGCGAACTGCGCCGCCGCACCCTGCGCCACGGCCTGTGCAGCGCCGGCTACGCCGAGGTCGAGGCCGCGCGCCTGGCCGAGGCCGCCTTCCAGCACTTCCTCGCCGCGCGCCAGCAGGTCAGCCTGTTCCCCGAGGTGCTGCCCACCCTGCAGCAGCTGGGCCGCCAGTTCCGCCTGGGCGTGCTGACCAACGGCAATGCCGACGTGCAGCGCATCGGCATCGCCGACTACTTCCACTTCGCCTTCAGCGCCGAAGAGCTGGGCGTGAGCAAGCCCGATCCGCGCGCCTTCCACGCCGTGCTCGAGCACGCCGACATCCCCGCCGCACAGGCCGTGCATATCGGCGACCATCCGCGCGACGATATCCAGGGCGCCCAGGCCGCCGGCATGCGCGCGGTGTGGGTCAATCCGCAGGGCAAGCCCTGGGAGGGCACAGGCCGCCCGGACGCGCAGATCGCCAGCCTGGCCGAGCTGCCCGCGCTGCTCGACGCCTGGCAGGCCGGGCACTGA
- a CDS encoding CPBP family intramembrane glutamic endopeptidase, which produces MRGATAPLLLPVATLLPGLLAGGIQPPGLLGGALFVAWLLYPPGRLPRGLWLAGSLLASLALAAHLLPGFTPLALAAPRALSPDAAPYALRLHWDKLLLGASLLAWWWRESASRRPASARPRAAWSCALATLLGVPALALALGVVAWQPKWPAELALWLAVNLGVTVLAEELLFRGLLQGALVARLGAARGIGLTALLFGLAHAPFSPGFALAAALAGLGYGWVMQLSGRLAAAVLLHGALNLLHFLLLSYPLRLP; this is translated from the coding sequence ATGCGGGGCGCCACCGCGCCGCTGCTGCTGCCCGTCGCCACGCTGCTCCCCGGCCTGCTCGCCGGTGGCATCCAGCCGCCCGGCCTGCTGGGCGGCGCGCTGTTCGTCGCCTGGCTGCTGTATCCGCCCGGGCGGCTGCCCCGCGGGCTGTGGCTGGCCGGCAGCCTGCTGGCCAGCCTGGCCCTGGCCGCCCACCTGCTGCCCGGCTTCACGCCGCTGGCGCTCGCCGCGCCGCGCGCGCTCAGTCCGGACGCCGCGCCCTACGCACTGCGCCTGCACTGGGACAAGCTGCTGCTCGGCGCCAGCCTGCTGGCCTGGTGGTGGCGCGAGTCCGCCAGCCGCCGGCCAGCGTCGGCACGGCCGCGCGCCGCCTGGAGCTGCGCACTGGCCACCCTGCTCGGCGTGCCGGCGCTGGCCCTGGCGCTCGGCGTGGTGGCCTGGCAGCCGAAGTGGCCTGCCGAGCTGGCGCTGTGGCTGGCGGTGAACCTCGGCGTCACGGTGCTGGCCGAGGAGCTGCTGTTTCGCGGCCTGCTGCAGGGCGCACTGGTCGCCCGCCTCGGCGCGGCGCGCGGCATCGGCCTCACCGCCCTGCTGTTCGGTCTGGCCCACGCGCCCTTCAGCCCGGGCTTCGCCCTCGCCGCCGCCCTGGCCGGCCTCGGTTACGGCTGGGTCATGCAGCTGTCCGGGCGCCTGGCCGCCGCGGTGCTGCTGCACGGTGCGCTCAACCTGCTGCACTTCCTGCTGCTCAGCTATCCGCTGCGCCTGCCCTGA
- the sutA gene encoding transcriptional regulator SutA: MSEEDLEQDELEGAEEGEEELGAAPDDDGDGDDEVAAPVAKKSKKEAEPEELPSIEAKQKERDALARAMEEFLARGGKVQEIESNVVADPPKKPDSKYGSRPI; encoded by the coding sequence ATGAGCGAAGAAGATCTGGAACAAGACGAGCTGGAAGGCGCCGAGGAAGGCGAGGAAGAGCTGGGTGCCGCGCCGGACGACGACGGTGACGGCGACGACGAGGTGGCTGCCCCGGTAGCCAAGAAGTCGAAGAAGGAAGCCGAGCCGGAAGAGCTGCCCTCGATCGAGGCCAAGCAGAAGGAGCGCGATGCGCTGGCCAGGGCGATGGAGGAGTTCCTCGCTCGCGGTGGCAAGGTGCAGGAAATCGAATCCAACGTGGTTGCCGACCCGCCGAAGAAGCCGGACAGCAAGTACGGCAGCCGCCCGATCTGA
- the amt gene encoding ammonium transporter: protein MENELIPLQYALDTFYLVICGALVMWMAAGFAMLESGLVRAKNTTEILTKNVTLYAVACVMYMLVGYHIMYSSPEGGILPSLGFLIGAEHAVDVVAAGGEDAPGYSKRADFFFQVVFVATAMSIVSGAVAERMKLWAFLAFAVVMTGFIYPVQGYWKWGSGFLNQAGFLDFAGSGVVHLCGAAAALAGVLLLGARRGKYGPDGQVNAIPGCNLPLATLGALILWFGWFGFNGGSQLAVSSIENANAVAAAFLNTNMAAAGGLLAALIAARLLFGKADLTMALNGALAGLVAITAEPVTPSVLMAVLIGAVGGVLAVGGVLLLDKLKIDDPVGAIAVHGLAGTWGLLAVPLTNDSGSFAAQLLGIACIFGWVFCASLLLWAILKAVMGLRVDAEDEYAGVDIAECGMEAYPEFTRKS from the coding sequence ATGGAAAACGAACTGATTCCCCTGCAATACGCCCTCGACACCTTCTATCTGGTGATCTGCGGCGCCTTGGTGATGTGGATGGCGGCCGGTTTCGCCATGCTCGAGTCCGGCCTGGTACGGGCCAAGAACACCACCGAGATCCTCACCAAGAACGTCACCCTGTACGCGGTGGCCTGCGTGATGTACATGCTGGTCGGCTACCACATCATGTACTCCAGCCCGGAGGGCGGCATCCTGCCGAGCCTGGGCTTCCTGATCGGTGCCGAGCACGCGGTCGACGTGGTCGCCGCCGGCGGCGAGGATGCGCCGGGCTACTCCAAGCGCGCCGACTTCTTCTTCCAGGTGGTGTTCGTCGCCACCGCCATGTCGATCGTCTCCGGTGCGGTGGCCGAGCGCATGAAGCTGTGGGCCTTCCTCGCCTTCGCGGTGGTGATGACCGGCTTCATCTATCCGGTGCAGGGCTACTGGAAGTGGGGCTCCGGCTTCCTCAACCAGGCCGGCTTCCTCGACTTCGCCGGTTCCGGCGTGGTGCACCTGTGCGGTGCCGCCGCCGCCCTGGCCGGAGTGCTGCTGCTCGGCGCGCGCCGCGGCAAGTACGGCCCCGACGGCCAGGTCAACGCCATCCCCGGTTGCAACCTGCCGCTGGCCACGCTGGGCGCGCTGATCCTGTGGTTCGGCTGGTTCGGCTTCAACGGCGGTTCGCAGCTGGCCGTCAGCAGCATCGAGAACGCCAACGCCGTGGCGGCGGCCTTCCTGAACACCAACATGGCCGCCGCCGGTGGCCTGCTGGCCGCGCTGATCGCCGCCCGTCTGCTGTTCGGCAAGGCCGACCTGACCATGGCGCTCAACGGTGCCTTGGCCGGTCTGGTGGCGATCACCGCCGAGCCGGTGACCCCCTCGGTGCTGATGGCGGTGCTGATCGGCGCCGTCGGTGGCGTGCTGGCGGTGGGTGGCGTGCTGCTGCTCGACAAGCTGAAGATCGACGACCCGGTCGGCGCCATCGCCGTGCACGGCCTGGCCGGCACCTGGGGCCTGCTGGCCGTGCCGCTGACCAACGACAGCGGCAGCTTCGCCGCCCAGCTGCTCGGCATCGCCTGCATCTTCGGCTGGGTGTTCTGCGCCAGCCTGCTGCTGTGGGCCATCCTCAAGGCGGTGATGGGCCTGCGCGTGGACGCCGAGGACGAATACGCCGGCGTCGACATCGCCGAGTGCGGCATGGAGGCCTACCCGGAGTTCACTCGCAAGAGCTGA
- a CDS encoding ammonium transporter has protein sequence MTLRKLAGLGALLSLVTPSLALADEVVLNSGDTAWMMTASALVLFMTVPGLALFYAGMVRSKNVLSVMMQCFAITGLISVLWVIYGYSLAFDTAGMEQGVVNFNSFVGGLSKAFLAGLGTDSLIGAFPESVFIFFQMTFAIITPALIVGAFAERMKFSAMLIFTAVWFTLVYAPIAHMVWAGDGGLMWDWGVLDFAGGTVVHINAGIAGLVACLVIGKRKGYPTTHMAPHNLGYTLMGAAMLWVGWFGFNAGSAIAANGTAGMAMLVTQIATAAAALGWMFAEWITHGKPSALGIASGVVAGLVAITPAAGTAGPMGALAIGLASGVICFFTATSLKRKLGYDDSLDAFGVHGVGGIVGAILTGAFAAPALGGFGSVEDIGAQLFTQFKGVAFTVVYTGIVTFVILKVLDLVMGLRVSEEAESSGLDLAEHNERGYNL, from the coding sequence ATGACTCTGCGCAAGCTCGCAGGGCTCGGAGCCCTATTGTCCCTCGTTACCCCCAGCCTGGCTCTGGCCGACGAGGTCGTCCTGAACAGCGGTGACACCGCCTGGATGATGACCGCCAGCGCGCTGGTGCTGTTCATGACCGTGCCCGGCCTGGCGCTGTTCTACGCCGGCATGGTGCGTTCCAAGAACGTCCTGTCGGTGATGATGCAGTGCTTCGCCATCACCGGCCTGATCAGCGTACTGTGGGTCATCTACGGCTACAGCCTGGCCTTCGACACCGCCGGCATGGAGCAGGGCGTCGTCAACTTCAATTCCTTCGTCGGCGGCCTGTCCAAGGCCTTCCTCGCCGGCCTGGGGACCGACAGCCTGATCGGTGCCTTCCCGGAAAGCGTGTTCATCTTCTTCCAGATGACCTTCGCCATCATCACCCCGGCGCTGATCGTCGGCGCCTTCGCCGAGCGCATGAAGTTCTCCGCCATGCTGATCTTCACCGCCGTGTGGTTCACCCTGGTCTACGCGCCGATCGCCCACATGGTCTGGGCCGGCGACGGCGGCCTGATGTGGGACTGGGGCGTGCTCGACTTCGCCGGCGGCACCGTGGTGCACATCAACGCCGGTATCGCCGGTCTGGTGGCCTGCCTGGTGATCGGCAAGCGCAAGGGCTATCCGACCACCCACATGGCGCCGCACAACCTCGGCTACACCCTGATGGGCGCGGCCATGCTGTGGGTCGGCTGGTTCGGCTTCAACGCCGGCTCGGCGATCGCCGCCAACGGCACCGCCGGCATGGCCATGCTGGTGACCCAGATCGCCACCGCCGCCGCCGCGCTGGGCTGGATGTTCGCCGAGTGGATCACCCACGGCAAACCGAGCGCTCTGGGCATCGCTTCCGGCGTGGTCGCCGGCCTGGTGGCCATCACCCCGGCTGCCGGCACCGCCGGCCCGATGGGCGCCCTGGCGATCGGCCTGGCCTCCGGCGTGATCTGCTTCTTCACCGCCACCAGCCTCAAGCGCAAGCTGGGCTACGACGACTCGCTGGACGCCTTCGGCGTGCACGGCGTCGGCGGCATCGTCGGCGCCATCCTCACCGGTGCCTTCGCCGCGCCGGCCCTGGGCGGCTTCGGCAGCGTGGAAGACATCGGCGCCCAGCTGTTCACCCAGTTCAAGGGCGTGGCCTTCACCGTGGTCTACACCGGCATCGTCACCTTCGTGATCCTCAAGGTGCTGGACCTGGTCATGGGCCTGCGCGTCAGCGAGGAAGCCGAGAGCAGCGGCCTGGATCTCGCCGAGCACAACGAGCGCGGCTACAACCTCTGA
- the glnK gene encoding P-II family nitrogen regulator has protein sequence MKLVTAIIKPFKLDDVRESLSEIGVQGITVTEVKGFGRQKGHTELYRGAEYVVDFLPKVKIDVAIADDQLDAVIDAITKAANTGKIGDGKIFVVNLEQAIRIRTGETGTDAV, from the coding sequence ATGAAGCTAGTCACCGCCATCATCAAGCCGTTCAAGCTCGACGACGTGCGCGAATCGCTGTCGGAAATCGGCGTGCAGGGCATCACCGTCACCGAGGTCAAGGGCTTCGGCCGTCAGAAGGGCCACACCGAGCTGTATCGCGGTGCGGAATACGTGGTCGATTTTCTGCCGAAGGTGAAGATCGACGTGGCGATCGCCGACGACCAGCTGGATGCGGTCATCGACGCCATCACCAAGGCCGCCAACACCGGCAAGATCGGCGACGGCAAGATCTTCGTGGTCAACCTCGAGCAGGCCATCCGCATCCGTACCGGCGAGACCGGCACCGACGCGGTCTGA
- a CDS encoding accessory factor UbiK family protein codes for MLPPKAVLDLFASQASRLFGADSPLPHGELEAQFKALLSSAFSKLDLVGRDEFDAQMAVLARTRARLEALEARVAELEARLEPPHQ; via the coding sequence ATGCTGCCGCCCAAAGCCGTACTCGACCTGTTCGCCAGTCAGGCCAGCCGCCTGTTCGGCGCCGACTCGCCGTTGCCGCATGGCGAACTGGAAGCCCAGTTCAAGGCCCTGCTGTCGAGCGCCTTCAGCAAGCTGGATCTGGTCGGCCGCGACGAGTTCGACGCGCAGATGGCGGTGCTGGCGCGTACCCGTGCCCGCCTGGAAGCGCTCGAGGCACGCGTAGCCGAACTGGAAGCCCGTCTGGAGCCGCCGCACCAATAG